A genomic segment from Nodularia sphaerocarpa UHCC 0038 encodes:
- a CDS encoding hydrogenase small subunit, translated as MTNVLWLQGGACSGNTLSFLNAEEPTVCDLIADFGIKVLWHPSLGLEMGNNLQTLLWDCVLGKISLDILVFEGSVVNAPNGTGEWNRFADRPMKDWLTDLSQAAKFIVAVGDCATWGGIPAMSPNPTESQGLQFVKREKGGFLGKDFISKAGLPVINIPGCPAHPDWITQILVAIATGRMADIALDELQRPQTFFNTYTQTGCTRNVHFAYKASTGEFGQRKGCLFYDLGCRGPMTHSSCNRILWNRVSSKTRVGMPCLGCTEPEFPFFDLQPGTVFKTQTVMGVPKELPPGVKQKDYAVLTMVAKDAMPAWAEEDFFTV; from the coding sequence ATGACTAACGTACTATGGCTGCAAGGTGGCGCGTGTTCAGGTAACACCTTATCATTTCTCAACGCCGAAGAACCGACAGTCTGTGATCTGATTGCCGACTTTGGTATCAAGGTACTTTGGCATCCCTCCTTGGGATTGGAAATGGGTAACAATTTGCAAACCCTCCTCTGGGATTGTGTTTTAGGCAAAATTTCCCTAGATATCTTAGTCTTTGAAGGCAGCGTTGTAAATGCCCCCAACGGCACTGGCGAATGGAATCGCTTTGCCGATCGCCCAATGAAAGACTGGTTAACAGACTTATCCCAAGCGGCTAAATTTATTGTCGCCGTGGGAGACTGTGCAACCTGGGGCGGAATCCCAGCCATGTCACCCAACCCCACCGAATCACAAGGTTTACAATTTGTCAAGCGTGAAAAAGGCGGCTTTTTAGGCAAAGATTTTATTTCCAAAGCCGGCTTACCTGTGATCAACATTCCCGGATGTCCCGCCCATCCCGATTGGATTACGCAGATATTAGTTGCGATCGCCACTGGACGCATGGCGGACATCGCCCTAGATGAATTGCAACGTCCTCAAACCTTCTTCAACACATACACCCAAACAGGCTGTACTCGTAACGTTCACTTCGCCTATAAAGCATCAACTGGCGAATTTGGTCAACGTAAAGGTTGCCTATTTTATGACTTAGGTTGTCGTGGTCCCATGACACATTCATCCTGTAACCGCATTTTGTGGAACCGTGTTTCCTCCAAAACCCGCGTGGGTATGCCTTGTTTAGGTTGTACAGAACCAGAATTTCCCTTCTTTGACCTCCAGCCAGGAACCGTATTTAAAACCCAAACAGTCATGGGGGTTCCCAAAGAATTACCGCCAGGTGTCAAACAGAAAGATTACGCCGTATTGACTATGGTAGCCAAAGATGCAATGCCAGCTTGGGCAGAAGAAGATTTTTTCACGGTTTAG
- a CDS encoding helix-turn-helix domain-containing protein: protein MKSISSHEYDIFRRCMIAARKEAQLTQESLAKSLQKPQSFVAKYENGERRLDVVEFLIVTRIIGVDPCAIIKKVEQQISEASSEEKL, encoded by the coding sequence ATGAAATCTATTTCCAGCCATGAGTATGACATATTCCGTCGCTGCATGATTGCGGCTCGAAAGGAAGCGCAACTGACTCAAGAATCTCTCGCTAAATCTCTTCAAAAACCGCAATCTTTCGTTGCTAAATATGAGAATGGTGAGCGACGTTTGGATGTAGTTGAATTTCTCATAGTTACTCGCATAATTGGCGTAGATCCTTGCGCCATTATTAAAAAGGTTGAACAACAAATATCTGAAGCATCTAGTGAGGAAAAACTATGA